Proteins from a single region of Sediminitomix flava:
- a CDS encoding acyl-CoA thioesterase has translation MLEELIKQSETRQFKAVFPNTLNANETLFGGKAMQWMDEVAYITATRFTRQRMFTVKTGDIKFLKAVTQDSIVEVVGKVIDAGAVKLKVQMEIYVEDMYSRKREKAIESEFVFACLDENNKPKRIDYSLMEAETELV, from the coding sequence ATGTTAGAAGAACTAATCAAACAAAGCGAAACAAGACAATTCAAGGCCGTATTCCCAAATACACTCAATGCAAATGAAACTTTATTTGGAGGAAAAGCGATGCAATGGATGGACGAAGTAGCCTATATTACTGCTACACGTTTTACTAGACAGCGAATGTTTACGGTAAAAACAGGTGATATTAAATTCTTAAAAGCTGTGACACAAGATTCCATCGTAGAGGTTGTCGGAAAAGTGATAGATGCTGGAGCAGTAAAGCTGAAAGTGCAGATGGAAATTTATGTAGAAGATATGTACAGCCGTAAAAGGGAAAAAGCCATTGAAAGTGAATTCGTCTTCGCCTGCCTTGATGAAAATAATAAACCAAAACGAATCGACTATAGCTTAATGGAAGCGGAAACCGAATTAGTATAA
- a CDS encoding glycosyl hydrolase — translation MIEQINRLKLILLSIFVFQVCLPSSAQFVPIGNGSYTTQFPGVDQAGRNSYPSGTPYLSGEAANKAVPTNDWFSNFVKEAHGGQAFNYPLSYLSKAEGLVVNLTKPRAGSPIEYREPMSDVEAVRVGVKDLQAPNSTLSDFGDWTVTFSWENGNNSFNALLGHGMPFSYFTKGDNDLAHILVGFHGEDSYADGNKIIIENGYNGGNFIVFAPTGSTWEGTNGDFTSDLNGQNYWSMVLIPEGMSTTEAISLFEPYAFVFPASSKVDWSYDQNTGIVTTDYTITPEVKEGNNDTVFWGILPHHWGHLTAESAQPTAYSYATVRGELKMIASNTFSTELRFSGILPAMPDVAKYSDSYNPAELFDKIDAMKSEGLSTWTDSYNEGQSMNRLVQTARIADQLGFTEARDELLSTVRERLEDWLSAEGGEIAFLFYYIDEWNALIGYPAGHRQDSNLNDHHFHWGYFIHSAAVLEQYYPGWAEKWGDMINLLVKDAANPTRDEQMFPFLRNFSPYAGHSWANGMASEPFGNDQESTSESMQFNSSLIHWGTVTGNTEIRDLGIYLYVTEQSSVNEYWFDQNERVFQPEYIHEMVARVWGAGYDNGTWWTTDIAASYGIQLYPIHSGSLYLGHNTDYIQKVWNGMTAKTEILDNVPNDNLWYDTYWKFISFLDAEYALDLYNNYTERSLKFGISDAQTYHWLHTMVALGQVDPSITADYPITAVFNKDGEKTYTAHNYGNEPITVHFSDGYQLEVPAYARATSRDASNTINITADEIEVAVGGSVTLNATVIGDVNSVEFYQDGQLIGTVTEAPYTITVDQLTAGYLAFHAKAINESTINMSNFIRVLVGTQQAYGGTPVNLPGTIETGNYDTFEGAKGQGITYVDVTTWNEGGYRPEEAVDASITNGEGATVGWIEAGEWLEYTVNIQQQGEYKANIRFSNGNNAQEGPFHFKIDGVKISDDIYLNSSADWDNWATKTVENINLKSGEHILQIYMDNGGFNLGKITFEHIAGTETPEVSSLEVTPSLASIDNGQTLQFTAQGFDQFGDEITVNPVWSIDGGGNIDENGLFTATTTGIFTVTASEGNISGTTQIKVLGESELRELIITPTNPNVVIGTTLQFTADGKDQFGENMDAPITWSIDGGTIDENGFYQANTLGTFTVTATSGDIEKTTTITVSRANLALNKQVMVSSIENGGTVGNNAVDGSLSTRWSSEFEDPQWIYVDLGKTYDIDQVVLYWEGAYGKAYEIQISSDANNWTNVFTEENSNGGMDEINFSARGQYVRVYGTARGTIYGYSLFELEVYGTEIPAEPDTESPSTPTGLSANNISGTSLTLSWEASTDNVAVTEYEIYQDGQSVATTNQTRISITGLTLNTSYTFTVIAKDASGNLSSESESLTVTTKESEDTEAPSTPTNLSASEITETSLTLTWDASTDNIAVTEYEVRQDGVVVITTAETNITITGLTANTSYNFTVVAKDATANASSESESLTVTTEVAKDTQAPSAPTNLRTSEITETSLTLTWDASTDNIAVTEYEVLQDGIAVGTTAETSISITGLTANTNYNFTVVAKDQAGNISVSSSVLSVKTLRLTSNDNVLSDTEFKLYPNPSEGNSFIIQMNALSTTTNIEIVDMKGQKVRFSKNQLNDHLIKITFSKQLVKGVYIVHVITNNEIYNQKLVVN, via the coding sequence ATGATTGAGCAAATCAACAGACTAAAACTAATTCTTCTATCCATATTTGTATTCCAAGTATGTTTACCTTCAAGTGCACAATTTGTACCTATCGGTAATGGAAGTTATACAACACAATTTCCGGGTGTAGATCAGGCTGGTCGAAATTCTTACCCTAGCGGAACACCATATTTAAGTGGAGAAGCAGCAAACAAAGCCGTTCCTACCAACGACTGGTTTTCCAATTTTGTAAAGGAAGCTCACGGAGGACAGGCTTTTAATTATCCCTTATCATATTTATCGAAGGCAGAGGGTTTAGTAGTTAACTTAACAAAGCCTAGAGCGGGAAGTCCAATAGAATATCGTGAACCAATGAGTGATGTAGAAGCGGTAAGAGTAGGCGTAAAAGACTTACAAGCCCCGAACTCTACGCTGTCAGACTTTGGCGATTGGACAGTAACCTTTTCTTGGGAAAATGGAAACAATAGCTTCAATGCCCTATTAGGACATGGTATGCCCTTCTCCTATTTCACAAAAGGAGATAATGACCTAGCGCATATTTTAGTTGGTTTTCATGGTGAAGACTCATATGCTGATGGCAATAAAATCATTATTGAAAATGGTTACAATGGTGGAAACTTTATTGTTTTCGCGCCCACAGGATCTACTTGGGAAGGTACTAATGGTGATTTCACCTCTGACCTTAACGGACAAAACTATTGGTCCATGGTATTGATTCCTGAAGGCATGTCTACCACCGAGGCTATTTCCCTTTTTGAGCCTTATGCTTTTGTTTTCCCTGCCTCATCAAAAGTGGATTGGTCATATGATCAAAATACGGGGATAGTCACTACTGATTATACGATTACACCAGAAGTAAAAGAAGGGAATAACGATACTGTATTTTGGGGTATTCTACCACATCATTGGGGACATTTGACAGCCGAATCAGCACAACCAACAGCTTATTCGTATGCTACTGTTCGTGGAGAATTGAAAATGATAGCATCTAACACTTTCTCAACAGAACTGAGGTTTAGTGGTATTTTACCTGCTATGCCAGATGTAGCAAAATACAGTGATAGTTATAACCCAGCAGAGTTATTTGATAAGATTGATGCGATGAAATCTGAAGGTTTGTCTACTTGGACAGACTCTTACAATGAAGGTCAGAGCATGAATCGTTTGGTACAGACAGCACGTATAGCCGATCAATTAGGGTTTACCGAAGCACGTGATGAATTACTTTCAACTGTCAGAGAACGTTTGGAAGACTGGCTTTCGGCAGAAGGAGGAGAAATCGCATTTTTATTCTATTACATAGATGAATGGAATGCTTTGATCGGATACCCTGCAGGTCACCGCCAAGATTCCAATTTGAATGACCATCATTTCCATTGGGGCTATTTCATTCATTCGGCTGCCGTATTAGAACAATATTACCCAGGTTGGGCTGAAAAATGGGGCGATATGATCAACTTATTGGTAAAAGATGCCGCAAATCCGACAAGAGATGAGCAAATGTTTCCTTTCCTAAGAAATTTCAGTCCTTATGCAGGGCACAGTTGGGCAAACGGTATGGCATCAGAGCCTTTTGGAAATGATCAAGAGTCTACTTCTGAATCTATGCAATTCAATTCTTCTCTGATCCATTGGGGTACCGTTACAGGCAATACGGAAATTCGTGATTTGGGTATTTATTTATACGTCACCGAACAATCGTCTGTCAATGAATATTGGTTTGACCAAAATGAACGTGTATTTCAACCAGAATACATCCATGAAATGGTTGCTAGAGTTTGGGGGGCAGGCTATGATAATGGAACTTGGTGGACAACAGATATCGCAGCATCTTACGGCATTCAGCTTTACCCTATTCATAGTGGTTCATTATACTTAGGTCACAATACAGATTATATCCAAAAAGTATGGAATGGAATGACTGCAAAAACAGAGATATTAGATAATGTACCAAACGATAACTTGTGGTATGATACGTATTGGAAATTTATCTCTTTCTTAGATGCCGAGTATGCTTTGGATTTGTATAATAACTATACTGAAAGAAGCTTGAAATTTGGTATTTCGGATGCTCAAACCTACCATTGGTTACATACGATGGTCGCATTAGGACAAGTTGATCCAAGTATAACAGCAGATTATCCAATAACGGCCGTATTTAACAAAGATGGAGAAAAAACCTATACGGCTCACAATTATGGAAACGAACCGATAACTGTACATTTTTCTGATGGATATCAACTAGAAGTTCCTGCTTATGCTAGGGCGACTAGCAGAGATGCATCAAATACCATTAATATCACAGCAGATGAAATAGAAGTAGCTGTAGGAGGTTCAGTAACTTTAAACGCAACTGTTATTGGTGATGTAAACAGTGTCGAATTTTATCAAGATGGTCAATTGATTGGAACAGTAACAGAAGCACCGTATACCATTACTGTAGATCAGTTAACTGCAGGCTATTTGGCATTTCATGCAAAAGCAATCAATGAATCAACTATAAATATGTCTAACTTTATTCGTGTATTAGTGGGTACACAACAGGCATATGGAGGTACTCCTGTTAATTTGCCAGGAACCATCGAAACAGGAAATTATGATACTTTTGAAGGCGCTAAAGGGCAAGGTATCACGTATGTCGATGTAACAACTTGGAATGAAGGCGGCTATCGACCAGAAGAAGCTGTAGATGCTTCAATCACAAATGGTGAGGGAGCTACAGTCGGTTGGATTGAAGCAGGTGAATGGTTAGAATATACAGTGAATATCCAACAACAAGGCGAGTATAAGGCAAATATCCGTTTTTCAAATGGTAATAATGCTCAAGAAGGACCATTCCATTTTAAGATAGATGGAGTAAAAATCAGTGATGATATCTACCTCAATTCAAGTGCTGATTGGGATAATTGGGCAACCAAAACCGTGGAAAATATCAACTTAAAATCGGGAGAGCATATCCTCCAAATCTATATGGATAATGGCGGTTTCAATCTTGGTAAAATCACTTTCGAACATATAGCTGGAACAGAAACTCCTGAAGTATCAAGTCTTGAAGTCACACCTTCTTTAGCTAGTATTGACAATGGACAAACACTACAATTTACAGCACAAGGCTTTGATCAATTTGGGGATGAGATTACAGTTAATCCTGTTTGGTCTATAGACGGAGGTGGAAACATTGATGAAAATGGACTTTTTACAGCCACTACAACAGGGATTTTTACCGTTACTGCAAGTGAAGGAAACATTTCTGGGACAACGCAAATTAAGGTTTTAGGTGAATCTGAACTACGCGAATTAATCATCACTCCTACTAACCCAAATGTTGTCATAGGAACAACATTACAATTCACCGCAGACGGAAAAGATCAATTTGGGGAAAATATGGATGCCCCGATCACATGGAGCATTGATGGTGGTACAATTGATGAAAATGGTTTTTACCAAGCCAATACATTAGGCACATTTACTGTTACAGCTACAAGTGGAGATATTGAAAAAACAACTACCATTACGGTAAGCAGAGCCAATTTAGCTTTGAATAAACAAGTGATGGTCAGCAGTATCGAAAATGGCGGAACCGTAGGAAATAATGCCGTAGATGGAAGCTTATCAACAAGATGGTCAAGTGAATTTGAAGACCCTCAGTGGATTTATGTTGATCTAGGTAAAACTTATGACATTGATCAAGTTGTATTATACTGGGAAGGAGCTTACGGAAAAGCATACGAAATTCAAATTTCTTCCGACGCAAACAATTGGACCAACGTTTTTACTGAAGAAAACAGCAATGGTGGAATGGATGAAATCAACTTTTCTGCTAGAGGGCAATATGTAAGAGTTTACGGAACAGCAAGAGGTACAATCTATGGTTATAGCTTATTTGAGCTTGAAGTATATGGAACCGAAATTCCTGCTGAACCTGATACAGAATCTCCGTCAACACCAACAGGACTTTCAGCTAATAATATTTCGGGTACGAGTTTGACATTGAGTTGGGAGGCTTCTACAGACAATGTAGCAGTCACCGAATATGAGATTTACCAAGACGGTCAATCAGTTGCGACAACAAATCAAACACGTATTTCAATCACAGGACTAACGCTAAATACTAGTTATACTTTTACAGTCATAGCCAAAGATGCGTCAGGAAATCTTTCTTCAGAAAGTGAATCTTTAACCGTTACAACAAAAGAATCAGAAGATACTGAAGCTCCTTCAACTCCGACAAACCTTAGTGCTAGTGAAATTACTGAAACGAGTTTGACTTTAACTTGGGATGCTTCTACCGATAATATTGCGGTCACTGAATATGAAGTTCGTCAAGATGGAGTTGTCGTTATCACAACGGCTGAAACGAATATTACAATTACAGGATTAACTGCTAATACTAGCTACAATTTTACGGTAGTAGCTAAAGATGCCACAGCTAATGCCTCTTCAGAAAGTGAATCTTTAACCGTCACGACAGAAGTTGCAAAAGACACACAAGCACCTTCAGCTCCAACAAATCTTCGTACTAGTGAAATTACAGAAACGAGTCTGACTTTAACTTGGGATGCTTCTACCGATAATATTGCGGTCACTGAATATGAAGTTCTTCAAGATGGAATAGCGGTTGGTACAACAGCTGAAACGAGTATTTCAATCACAGGATTAACCGCAAATACTAACTACAATTTTACGGTAGTAGCCAAAGACCAAGCGGGAAATATCTCTGTTTCAAGTAGTGTATTAAGTGTAAAAACTTTGCGCCTTACTTCAAACGACAATGTTTTAAGTGACACCGAGTTTAAACTCTACCCTAATCCATCAGAAGGTAACAGTTTTATAATCCAAATGAATGCCTTAAGTACTACAACCAACATTGAAATTGTAGATATGAAAGGCCAAAAGGTAAGATTTAGCAAAAATCAACTCAATGATCACCTGATCAAAATCACATTCTCTAAGCAATTAGTAAAAGGGGTATATATTGTACACGTCATAACTAATAATGAGATATACAACCAAAAATTAGTTGTCAATTAA
- a CDS encoding efflux RND transporter permease subunit: MDNKNKILKEFGASTFAVKNRTTVYVLTVMIVIFGFISYSSLPKENFPEVSVPTVYVGTPYPGNSPVEIEQLITRVLEKELKKEEGIDELTSSSVDGFSAITIQFDMDVETDDAVFRAKNAVDRASSFLPSDLPEDPLVKEIDLSEIPVLNVSFSGPYTIVELRHYAELLKEEAERYPAVSEGQIKGIDDREVHINIDPYEMDARNITFNDIKTAVSNEHINISGGDIISNGTRRSVRVLGEFPDPVKMENIIIKVEEGKPVYLRDIGSVDYTFIDQESYSRINAKETVTLDIIKRSGYNLLSTTEDMVEVIEDMKASTFPDDLIITLTGDQSKQTKDSLRELENNIITGMLLVIIVLLFFMNTRNAMFVGLAIPMSMLLSFVVMNIFGITLNTMVLFGLVMALGMLVDNGIVLVENVYRLVREGYSPIKATIYGAGEIAWPIIASTATTVAAFLPLALWPGMMGEFFKNLPITIAIVLSSSLFVALVINPTFIAYFMKEEDGEEKVNYKRVLMTSGAFIIVGVVLLLTGNRVSGNLIGIFGTLIALDTFVLSPLASKFQKHVLPRMENAYEASVNFALRGKNPYFFLGGTVSLLVVSIMLFKVFSPQVLFFPQNIPSNVYVMVEYPIGTDLGKTIETTVRLENQVYDVLGDDVKYVKSVVTSAGIGSSDPNGEIKAKGAGTYHEGIVKVEFIDFEDRIGVDTYAILKRIRDAISDEPGVVIKVDKNNVGPPVGKPIQIEISGYDFDGLMQAGNMLIEAIKESGIEGIETLSSDLELTKPEYQIKIDREKAAFYGLSTAQIGDEIRTAIFGKIIGKYKDRNDDWDIKVRFTEDYRYNAEALKNKILTLKNNKGEVMQIPVSAVADFELSSTFGMISRKQQQRVLSISSNVLPGYNATAVNNQIAALLPTLDIPNGYHVNFGGEQKEQAEEMAFLMQALMIAVFLIFGIIVFQFNKITAPLIIMASIVLSTIGVFLGLIIFEMDFVVLMTMMGIISLAGVVVNNAIVLIDFADMKKKEVMMNMKEGEVMTKELLSKTIAEAGKTRLIPVLLTAITTILGLFPMAVGMNIDFVQFMQDYDFNFYTGAESQAFWGPLAWTVIFGLTFATFLTLIVLPVMVVIIDRMKLKTGGNVA; encoded by the coding sequence ATGGACAATAAGAATAAAATTTTAAAAGAATTCGGGGCATCGACCTTTGCGGTAAAAAACCGTACTACGGTCTATGTACTGACTGTAATGATTGTCATCTTCGGATTTATTTCATACAGTTCTTTGCCTAAAGAAAACTTCCCAGAAGTTTCTGTACCTACCGTATATGTAGGTACGCCATATCCGGGTAACTCTCCTGTAGAAATTGAGCAGTTGATTACTCGTGTCTTGGAAAAAGAATTAAAGAAAGAAGAAGGAATTGATGAGTTGACCTCTAGTTCTGTAGATGGATTCTCAGCTATTACCATTCAATTCGATATGGATGTAGAGACAGATGACGCTGTTTTCCGTGCAAAAAATGCGGTAGATAGAGCCTCTTCTTTCCTACCTTCAGACCTTCCTGAAGATCCTTTGGTAAAAGAAATTGACCTTTCAGAAATTCCTGTATTGAACGTTTCATTCTCTGGCCCATATACCATTGTAGAGCTTCGTCATTACGCCGAATTACTGAAGGAAGAAGCTGAACGCTACCCTGCCGTTTCTGAAGGTCAGATAAAAGGTATTGATGACCGAGAAGTACATATCAATATCGACCCTTACGAAATGGATGCTCGTAACATCACGTTCAACGACATCAAAACAGCAGTAAGCAACGAACACATCAATATTTCTGGTGGTGATATTATTTCAAACGGAACAAGACGTTCTGTAAGGGTTTTGGGAGAATTCCCTGATCCTGTAAAAATGGAAAACATCATTATCAAAGTCGAAGAAGGAAAGCCCGTTTACCTACGTGATATCGGTTCTGTAGATTATACGTTCATTGACCAAGAATCTTATTCAAGAATCAATGCGAAAGAAACAGTAACGCTAGATATCATCAAACGTAGTGGATATAACCTTTTGAGCACTACCGAAGATATGGTCGAAGTTATCGAGGATATGAAAGCATCTACTTTTCCAGATGACTTGATTATTACGTTAACTGGTGATCAATCCAAACAGACAAAAGATTCACTTAGAGAGCTTGAAAACAACATTATCACAGGTATGCTACTCGTGATCATCGTTCTTTTATTCTTCATGAATACAAGAAACGCGATGTTCGTAGGTTTAGCCATCCCGATGTCAATGCTACTTTCATTTGTAGTCATGAACATCTTCGGGATTACACTGAATACCATGGTACTCTTTGGTCTTGTCATGGCACTGGGTATGTTGGTAGATAATGGTATTGTATTGGTAGAAAACGTTTACCGATTAGTAAGAGAAGGATATTCTCCTATCAAAGCTACAATTTATGGTGCTGGTGAAATTGCATGGCCAATTATTGCATCAACAGCCACTACGGTTGCAGCCTTCTTGCCACTTGCTTTATGGCCGGGTATGATGGGTGAATTCTTCAAAAACCTACCGATTACTATCGCTATTGTATTGTCAAGTTCATTGTTTGTAGCTCTTGTCATCAACCCTACTTTCATTGCTTATTTCATGAAAGAAGAAGATGGTGAAGAAAAAGTAAACTACAAGCGAGTACTCATGACTTCAGGAGCATTCATTATTGTAGGTGTAGTTTTACTTCTTACTGGTAATCGAGTGTCAGGTAATTTGATTGGTATTTTTGGTACACTGATCGCACTAGATACATTTGTACTTTCTCCTCTTGCTAGCAAGTTCCAGAAACACGTTTTACCAAGAATGGAGAATGCATATGAAGCGAGTGTAAACTTTGCCTTGAGAGGAAAGAATCCTTACTTCTTCTTAGGAGGTACAGTTTCATTGCTTGTTGTCTCTATTATGTTGTTTAAAGTATTTAGTCCACAAGTCTTATTCTTCCCACAAAACATTCCTTCCAATGTATATGTGATGGTCGAGTATCCGATTGGTACAGACTTAGGAAAAACAATTGAAACAACCGTTAGACTTGAAAATCAAGTTTATGATGTACTCGGAGATGATGTCAAATACGTAAAATCTGTCGTAACATCTGCTGGTATTGGTTCTAGTGACCCGAACGGAGAGATTAAAGCAAAAGGAGCTGGTACATACCATGAAGGTATCGTAAAAGTAGAATTCATTGATTTTGAAGACCGTATTGGTGTAGACACTTACGCCATTCTTAAAAGAATTCGTGATGCGATCTCTGATGAGCCTGGAGTTGTGATCAAAGTTGATAAAAACAACGTAGGACCTCCAGTAGGTAAACCTATTCAAATCGAAATTTCAGGTTATGACTTTGATGGTCTGATGCAAGCAGGTAACATGCTTATCGAAGCCATTAAGGAATCTGGTATTGAAGGTATTGAAACGCTATCAAGTGACTTAGAACTCACAAAACCTGAATATCAAATCAAGATTGATAGAGAGAAAGCGGCTTTCTACGGATTGTCAACTGCACAGATTGGAGATGAAATTCGTACGGCTATTTTCGGTAAAATCATTGGTAAATACAAAGACCGTAATGATGACTGGGATATCAAAGTTCGTTTTACAGAAGACTATCGTTACAATGCTGAAGCTTTGAAAAATAAGATTCTAACATTGAAAAATAACAAAGGTGAAGTGATGCAAATCCCTGTTTCTGCTGTGGCAGACTTCGAGCTGAGTTCTACATTCGGTATGATCAGCCGTAAGCAACAACAGAGGGTATTATCCATTTCATCTAACGTATTGCCAGGTTACAACGCAACAGCTGTGAATAACCAAATTGCAGCACTTTTACCAACGCTAGATATTCCGAATGGCTATCATGTAAACTTTGGTGGTGAGCAAAAAGAGCAAGCTGAAGAGATGGCCTTCTTAATGCAAGCCTTGATGATCGCCGTATTCTTGATCTTTGGTATTATCGTATTCCAATTCAATAAAATCACTGCTCCATTGATCATTATGGCCTCTATTGTGTTGAGTACAATTGGAGTATTCCTTGGTCTAATCATCTTTGAAATGGACTTCGTAGTCTTGATGACCATGATGGGTATTATCTCATTGGCAGGGGTTGTAGTAAACAACGCTATCGTATTGATTGACTTTGCAGATATGAAAAAGAAAGAGGTCATGATGAATATGAAAGAAGGTGAGGTAATGACCAAAGAATTACTTTCAAAAACCATTGCCGAAGCTGGTAAAACACGTTTGATACCTGTACTTCTGACTGCAATCACTACAATTTTGGGCTTGTTCCCAATGGCTGTCGGGATGAACATAGATTTTGTACAGTTTATGCAAGATTATGATTTTAACTTCTACACAGGTGCCGAATCTCAGGCATTCTGGGGACCACTTGCTTGGACTGTCATCTTTGGACTTACGTTCGCTACCTTCCTAACCTTGATCGTACTTCCTGTAATGGTTGTGATCATTGACCGAATGAAATTGAAAACGGGAGGAAATGTAGCTTAA